One part of the Malus sylvestris chromosome 2, drMalSylv7.2, whole genome shotgun sequence genome encodes these proteins:
- the LOC126594826 gene encoding leucine-rich repeat extensin-like protein 3, which yields MKKKTTTLVHLSLLLTALFLAASSLFYGAAAQEDRHQHRRSSHIVSHGALSDEEALYIKNRQLLYYRDEFGDRGELVTVDPSLVFENDRLRNAYIALQALKQAILSDPLNITGNWVGSNVCKYTGVFCTKALDNSTIRTVAGIDLNHGDIAGYLPEELGLLTDLALFHINSNRFCGTVPHKFNRLKLLFELDLSNNRFAGKFPRVVLQLPKLKFLDLRFNEFEGTVPKELFDKDLDAIFINHNRFRFDLPDNFGNSPVSVIVLANNKFHGCVPASLGNMSNLNEIIMMNNGFRSCLPPEIGMLKNVTVFDVSFNQFLGSLPESIGGMVSLEQLNVAHNLLSGKIPASICSLPNLQNFTYSYNFFTSEPPVCLGLAGFDDKRNCLPNRPAQRTASQCKSFLSKPVDCSSFRCKPFVPSLPPPPPPSPPPPVVLPQSPPPPVYSPPPPPPPVLSPPPPPPPPPPPVYSPPPPPPPVYSPPPPPPPPPPPPPPPPPPPPPPPPSPSPPPPPVYSPPPPVYSPPPPSPPPPTPSPPYCVRPPPPPPPSSPPPPVPLSSPPPPSPYMYYSPPPPHSPPPPHSPPPPPHSPPPPIYVYPSPPPPGHSPPPPVLSPPPPPPLCIEPPPPPSPPPPCIEYSPPPPPPPIVYLPPPSPSPPPPPPVYSSPPPPVYQSPPPPSPSPPPPVVQYQSPPPPTPVHYNSPPPPSPSPPIPCETPPPHPSPPPPVHHLSPPVHYSSPPPPIVYESPPPPTPVYEGPLPPIFGVSYASPPPPPFY from the coding sequence GGAGCCCTCTCCGACGAGGAAGCCCTCTACATCAAGAACCGCCAGCTCCTTTACTACCGCGACGAGTTCGGCGACCGCGGCGAGCTCGTGACCGTCGACCCCTCGCTCGTCTTCGAGAATGACCGGCTCCGGAACGCTTACATAGCTCTGCAGGCGTTGAAGCAGGCCATTCTCTCCGACCCGCTCAACATCACGGGCAATTGGGTGGGATCTAATGTCTGCAAGTACACCGGAGTTTTCTGCACCAAGGCGCTCGACAACAGCACGATCAGGACCGTGGCCGGGATCGACCTCAACCACGGCGACATTGCCGGGTACTTGCCGGAGGAGCTCGGGCTGCTCACGGACCTCGCATTGTTCCACATCAACTCCAACAGGTTCTGTGGAACTGTTCCTCACAAGTTCAACCGCCTCAAGCTGTTGTTCGAGCTCGATTTGAGCAACAATCGGTTCGCCGGAAAGTTCCCTCGAGTGGTTCTCCAGCTCCCGAAGCTGAAATTCTTGGATCTGAGGTTCAACGAGTTCGAAGGGACGGTGCCCAAGGAGCTGTTCGACAAGGACTTGGACGCCATTTTCATCAACCACAACCGGTTCCGGTTCGATCTGCCTGATAACTTCGGGAATTCGCCGGTCTCCGTCATCGTCCTCGCCAACAACAAGTTCCACGGCTGCGTTCCGGCTAGTTTGGGGAACATGTCCAACCTCAACGAGATTATCATGATGAACAATGGGTTCCGGTCGTGCTTGCCGCCGGAGATTGGGATGCTGAAGAACGTGACGGTGTTTGACGTCAGCTTCAACCAGTTTCTGGGGTCGCTGCCGGAGTCAATTGGAGGGATGGTGAGCTTGGAGCAGCTCAATGTGGCGCACAACTTGCTGTCGGGGAAGATTCCGGCGAGTATTTGTTCGCTGCCGAATCTGCAGAACTTCACTTACTCGTATAACTTCTTTACGAGTGAGCCGCCCGTGTGTCTGGGATTGGCGGGCTTTGACGACAAGAGGAATTGCTTGCCGAATAGGCCGGCGCAGCGAACGGCGTCACAGTGTAAGTCGTTCTTGTCCAAGCCTGTGGATTGTAGTTCTTTTAGATGTAAGCCTTTTGTTCCGTCtttgcctcctcctcctccgccctCGCCTCCTCCCCCGGTTGTTTTACCCCAATCTCCGCCACCACCGGTTTActctccacctccaccaccacctccagTGTTGTCACCGCCACCGCCCCCGCCCCCGCCCCCACCACCAGTTTACTCGCCACCCCCACCACCGCCACCAGTTTACTCACCGCCcccaccacctccaccacctccgccgccgccaccacctccacctccacctccgccTCCACccccaccatcaccatcacctcCTCCTCCACCAGTCTATTCACCACCCCCGCCGGTTTACTCGCCACCCCCACCATCACCACCGCCTCCAACACCATCGCCACCCTATTGCGTGCGGCCCCCTCCACCTCCGCCACCAAGTTCACCCCCACCACCGGTTCCATTGAgctctccacctccaccttctcCTTACATGTACTATTCACCCCCACCTCCACACTCGCCTCCACCTCCACATTCACCACCACCCCCACCGCATTCACCGCCACCACCAATATATGTCTATCCATCACCGCCACCTCCTGGACATTCCCCACCTCCCCCGGTCctctcaccaccaccaccaccaccactttgTATAGAACCACCCCCTCCACCttccccaccaccaccatgtATTGAATACTCACCTCCCCCGCCACCTCCTCCCATTGTTTACTTGCCGCCACCTTCACCCTCAcccccaccaccacctcctGTCTATTCTTCTCCACCTCCACCAGTGTACCAGTCCCCTCCCCCACCATCCCCTTCACCGCCTCCCCCTGTAGTCCAATACCAATCACCACCACCGCCAACACCTGTTCACTACAAttccccaccaccaccatcccCATCACCCCCAATTCCATGTGAAACCCCGCCACCTCATCCATCACCACCCCCACCAGTTCACCATCTTTCGCCACCGGTTCACTACagttctccaccaccaccaattGTTTATGAAAGCCCGCCGCCTCCCACTCCTGTATATGagggcccattgccacccatcTTTGGAGTTTCGTACGCGTCTCCTCCGCCGCCACCCTTCTATtga